Within the Solwaraspora sp. WMMA2056 genome, the region CGTCCTGTACCTCGTCGTGGCCGAAGAGCAGCCAACTGCGGTACGCCATGGCGAGCAGGAAGGCGGTGAGTCCGAGGGTGATCACGATGGCGGTGAGGATGAGCGCCTGGGGCAGCGGATCGCTCATCTCCTCCTGCGGGGTGACCTCGGCGATCGGCGCGCCGCCGGCCCGGCCGCCCAGCAGGATCAGCAGGTTGGCACCGTTGCCGAGCAGGATCACCCCGAGCACCACCCGGGTGAGGCTGCGTTCCAGCAGCAACGTGACCCCGGCGGCGAAGAGCACCCCGACGACGAGGACGAGTACGAGGTTGGGTGTCATGTCAGCTCCTCGATCCGACCGGCTCGGGGTCGCCGACACCGTCGGTGATCTCGTTCGTGGGCGTGTCGTCGACGTCGACGTCCGGTTCGGCCGACCGGGCGATCTGGCGGTCGACCTCGGCACCCAGGCTGCGCAGGATGTCCAGGACCAGGCCGACCACGATCAGGTAGACGCCGACGTCGAAGAAGAGCGACGTCACCAGGTGCACCTTGCCGATGACCGGCACGTGCAGATCGACGATGGCGCTCTGCAGGACGTCGCCGCCGACCAGGATCGGGCTGAGCCCGGCACCGACGGCGAGGAACAACCCGACCCCGAGGACCAGACCGGCGTCGACCGGGGCGGCCTCGTTGAGCTCGTACCGTCCGCCGGCGAGATACCGCACGGCGAGGGCGAGGCCGGCCACCAGTCCGCCGGCGAAGCCGCCGCCGGGTGCGTTGTGCCCGGAGAAGAGCAGGAAGATCGAGTAGACCAGGACCGCGTGGAACAGCAGCCTGGTGATCACCTCGAAGATGATCGACCGGCCACGGGGCGCCTGGGTGGCGCCGCCGCGCAACCAGATGCGTGCCCGCCGGGACCGCGCCGGTGGTCCGCCCGTCGATGGCTCGGCTCCGCCGGCCGGCCGGGGGCCCGGCCCGCCGGCCGGGGCCTCGACACTGGCCCGCCGGGGGCCCGGACCGGTACGGGGCCGTAGGAATACCAGGCTTGCCACGCCGGTGGCGGCCACGACCAGTACGGAGATCTCGCCCATGGTGTCCCAGGCGCGGATGTCCACCAGCGTCACGTTGACCACGTTGCGCCCACCGCCGTACTCGACGGCCTGCTCCGGGAAGGCGTCCGAGATCGGTGCGGCCTCCCGGCCGCTGACCGCCGCCGCCGCCATCCCGGCCATCACCGCGCCGACGGCCACCCCGAGCGCGATCCGGGCGTAGCGGCTCGACCGTAGCGGTCGTTCCGAGAAGTAGATCGGCAGCCGGCGCAGCACCAGCACGAACACGACGATGGTGATGGTCTCCACCAGGAACTGGGTCAGCGCCAGGTCCGGCGCGCCGTGCAGGACGAACATCAGCGCGGTGCCGTACCCGGTGACACCGGCGAGGATCACCGCCTTGAGTCGACGCTGCGCGCGTACCGTCGCGATCGCGGCGACGACCATCACGGCCGCGACCGCGACCTGCACCGGCGTGTCGTACCACCGCCACTGTTCCAGCCACGGGCGGTTGACCAGCAGCGCTCCGCCGGGCACGGCCACCAGGACCAGCAGGATGATGCTGAGGTACTGCGGCAGCGAACCCCGCTGGGTGGCACCGGTGACCTCGACCGAGAGCCGGTCCAGTCCGTGGGTGGACTGGGCGTACACGGTGGACCCGTCGGTGGGGGCGCGCAGCCGCCGCTGGATGGTCGCGACCCGGTCGCGCAGCACGAACAGCACCGCGCCGGCGGCGAGCGCGACCAGGGACAGCCCCAGAGCGGGGGTGAACCCGTGCCACAACGCCAGGTGGTAGTCGCCCGGTCCGAACAGGCCGGCGTACGGCGCGAGGATCTCGTCGACGGTGGCGGCCAGCGGGCCGAGGGCGAGACCGGTCAGGGCGAGGACGCCGACCGGGACGACGAAGGTCGCCCCGACCGGTGTGCTCGCCGTCGGTTCCTGGCCGGGTTTGCTGGCGAACGCACCCCAGACGAACCGCGCGCTGTACGCGGTGGTGAGCACCGCGCCGAGCACGATCAGCGCCAGGACCAGCGGATCCGGGGCGAACGCCGCCAGCACTGCTTCCTTGCCGACGAAGCCGAGCAGCGGTGGCACCCCGGCCATCGAGGCGGCGGCCAGCACGGCGGCGACGGCGACGAGCGGCATCCGCCGACCCAGCCCGCTCAGCTCGGTCAGGTCCCGGGTGCCGGCACACTTGTCGACGATCCCGACGACCAGGAACAGGGTGGCCTTGAACAGGGCGTGGGCGAGCAGCATGGTGATTCCGGCCAGTGCCGGATCACGGTCGCCGGCACCGGCGACCACCATCAGCAGGCCGAGCTGGCTCACGGTGCCGTAGGCCAGGAGCAGTTTCAGATCGGTCTGGCGCAGCGCCGCCCAGCCACCCACCAGCATCGTCGCGGTGCCGGTGACGACGATCAGCCAGTACCACCAGGGGTTCGCCGCATACACCGGGGACAGCAGCGCCACGAGGTAGACGCCGGCCTTGACCATGGCAGCGGCGTGCAGGTAGGCGCTGACCGGCGTCGGGGCCGCCATGGCGGCCGGCAGCCAGAAACTGAACGGGAAGATGGCCGACTTGGACAGCGCGCCGACCAGGATCAGCACCAGCGCGGCCGCCAGGTAGCCGCCGGACGGCGGCGTGCTCTCGACGATCTGCGACCAGCGGTACGTCCCGGCCTGCTCCCCGAGCATGATGAACCCGATCAGCATGGCGAGTCCGCCGAGGGTGGTCACGATCAGCGCCTGGGCGGCCGCCCGACGGCTGGCCCGTTTCTCCGGGTGGTGGCCGATGAGCAGGTAGGAGAAGACCGTGGTCAGTTCCCAGAAGACGTAGAGCAGAATCAGGTCGTCGGCGATGACCAGGCCGAGCATGGCTCCGGCGAAGCCGACGAAGACCGCGGTGAAGCGGCCGAGCCCGGGCTCGTCGGT harbors:
- a CDS encoding Na(+)/H(+) antiporter subunit C, translating into MTPNLVLVLVVGVLFAAGVTLLLERSLTRVVLGVILLGNGANLLILLGGRAGGAPIAEVTPQEEMSDPLPQALILTAIVITLGLTAFLLAMAYRSWLLFGHDEVQDDLEDRQIMQRAVADQGPNADDDAEDDEDDDTDPIDAISAPRQSPARAGDLEGSGK
- a CDS encoding Na+/H+ antiporter subunit A, with translation MLVLLIVHLVTALIAPLLVRWWGPRACYLVAAAPGAAFVWALANTSAVRDDGPIEETYPWVPQLGLDLALRTGTLSWLMVLLVGGVGALVLIYCARYFTTDEPGLGRFTAVFVGFAGAMLGLVIADDLILLYVFWELTTVFSYLLIGHHPEKRASRRAAAQALIVTTLGGLAMLIGFIMLGEQAGTYRWSQIVESTPPSGGYLAAALVLILVGALSKSAIFPFSFWLPAAMAAPTPVSAYLHAAAMVKAGVYLVALLSPVYAANPWWYWLIVVTGTATMLVGGWAALRQTDLKLLLAYGTVSQLGLLMVVAGAGDRDPALAGITMLLAHALFKATLFLVVGIVDKCAGTRDLTELSGLGRRMPLVAVAAVLAAASMAGVPPLLGFVGKEAVLAAFAPDPLVLALIVLGAVLTTAYSARFVWGAFASKPGQEPTASTPVGATFVVPVGVLALTGLALGPLAATVDEILAPYAGLFGPGDYHLALWHGFTPALGLSLVALAAGAVLFVLRDRVATIQRRLRAPTDGSTVYAQSTHGLDRLSVEVTGATQRGSLPQYLSIILLVLVAVPGGALLVNRPWLEQWRWYDTPVQVAVAAVMVVAAIATVRAQRRLKAVILAGVTGYGTALMFVLHGAPDLALTQFLVETITIVVFVLVLRRLPIYFSERPLRSSRYARIALGVAVGAVMAGMAAAAVSGREAAPISDAFPEQAVEYGGGRNVVNVTLVDIRAWDTMGEISVLVVAATGVASLVFLRPRTGPGPRRASVEAPAGGPGPRPAGGAEPSTGGPPARSRRARIWLRGGATQAPRGRSIIFEVITRLLFHAVLVYSIFLLFSGHNAPGGGFAGGLVAGLALAVRYLAGGRYELNEAAPVDAGLVLGVGLFLAVGAGLSPILVGGDVLQSAIVDLHVPVIGKVHLVTSLFFDVGVYLIVVGLVLDILRSLGAEVDRQIARSAEPDVDVDDTPTNEITDGVGDPEPVGSRS